In the Aquimarina spinulae genome, TTTCCAGATTTTCTTTTATTGCAGGGTTGTTTTTAAACTGAAATCCAACAAAAGAAGTGTCTATAATAGTTTCGGTTTTATGCTGAACTGTATACCAGGGTTCTCCATTAGAGTTAACACTAAAATGTACTACTATTTTAGCGTCCGGAGATTTTAATTCTACTATAGATCCATTTCTTGTATCGCAAGACGAAAAAAGAAATACCATGATCAATATAAGAATGTATTTTACGCTTGTTAACATTATAAGCTATAGTTTAAATTGTAATCTATTTTTTCTCAAAACCGATAAAAGAACACTAACATCCTTTTTTTACCTGGTGTTAGTGTTCATAAACTAAAGTTAGTGATCAGAAAATGAGAACTGATGTGTGAATTTTTGATCCGAACTACCTCCTACAAAAAGGTCGTAGTCTCCTTTTTCGTTCACAAAATTTATAGTACTGTCATAAAACTTTAAATCATTAGCAGTTAGGATAAATTCTATTGTTTTTGTTTCTCCTTTTTTTAGGAATACTTTTTTAAATCCTTTTAGTTCTTTAACAGGTCTGGTAATACTTCCAAATCTGTCTTTGATATATAATTGTGCAATTTCTTCTCCATCATAATTTCCTGTATTTGTAATACTGGCTGTAATCTTGATTTTAGAATTTGGTGTAAGCACGTTAGAGTCTAACGTCACATCACTATATTTAAAGGTTGTATAACTTAATCCATATCCGAATGGAAATAGTGGAGAGTTATCAACATCTAAGTATCTGGAAACGAATCTTGGATTTGCTCCTTCGAGATCCACTGGTCTCCCCGTGTTTTTCATATTATAAAAAACAGGTATTTGTCCTATATTTCTCGGAAACGTAACGGTTAGTTTTCCCGAAGGGTTATAGTCTCCAAATAATACATCTGTAATAGCATGACCACCACTTGTACCTGGGAACCAAGCTTCTACAATAGCATCTACGGTTTCATTTTCCCATGATAAATCCAGAGGTCTTCCATTTAATAAAACCAGTACTATTGGTTTTCCTGTTTTCTTTATTTCGGCAATTAATTCTTGTTGATGCCCCGGGAGTTTAATACTTGTTCTACTCGCTGCCTCACCGCTCATATTTTCTAGCTCTCCCATAACCATAACTACCACATCAGCATTCTGTGCAGTCTTTACTGCTTCTGCAAAATTTGATGTATCTCCTTCTACAACCTCACAACCTTTGGCATAGGTAAACAGGCTTTCTTTTGCCTCAAGAGCTTCTTTTACACTTACTGCTACTCCTTCTCTATTCCCATGGGCAGCCCAATTACCAATGATATGAAACTCATCATTTGCCAACGGACCAATAAGAGCAATCTTTTTTTCTTTATGTAAAGGCAGTACCTCATCTTTATTTTTTAACAAAACGATAGATTTTCTGGCAGCATCTCTAGCTGCTTCTAGATGATTATCATTAAGAATTACTTTGGCTTCCTGCTCTTCATTACAATATTTATAAGGATCTTCAAAAAGGCCTAGTTTATATTTCAATCTCAAAATATCTTTTACAGCTTTGTTCAATCTACTTTCTTCTATTTTACCTTCTTGTATAGATTGCTTCATATAATTTTTATACACTCCTCCCTGCATATCCATATCTACTCCTGCATTCATAGCTAATTCTCCTGCATGTTTTAAATCTTCTGCATAACCATGAGGGACCATTTCATTTATTGAAGTATAATCAGTTACTACAAAACCATTAAATCCCCACTCTTTTCGTAATACCTGATCTAGTAAAAAGGTATTCCCCGTAGCCGGTATTCCATTGAGTTCGTTAAATGAAGTCATAAAAGTTGCTGCTCCTGCATCTAATGCTGCTTTAAAAGGTGGTAAATACACATTTCTTAGTGTATTCATAGACATATCAACAGTGTGATAATCTCTACCTGCTTGTGCTGCACCATATGCAGCATAATGCTTGGCACAAGCCAAAATGGTATTCTTATTAGAAAGATCATTTCCCTGAAATCCTTTTACTCTTGCTTTGGCAATTAAACTTCCCAGATAAGTATCTTCTCCTGCACCTTCTGATATTCTACCCCATCTTGGATCTCTGGCAATATCTACCATAGGAGCAAAGGTCCAATGTAACCCTTCTACAGAAGCTTCTATAGCAGCAATACGGGCACTCTTTTCCATGAGTTCTAAATCCCAACTAGAAGCTTCTCCCATAGGGATAGGAAAAATAGTTTTATATCCATGAATTACATCATATCCAAAGAGAAGTGGAATCCCTAAACGCGTTTCTTCTACTGCAATTTTTTGAAGTTTTCTTGTATAAGCAGAACCGGTAGCATTAAAAATAGCTCCTACTTGTCCTTTTTTAAGATATTCTACATAATTTTTGTCCAGCACAGGCCCTGTAACATCAGCTCCACTAGAGTATAATACGGTTTGCCCTATTTTTTCTTCTAATGTCATTAAAGCCATTAAAGAGTCTATCTTATGTTCTATTTGGGTATCTTGACCTGATAGACCAGGTGATTTTATTTTGTTTTTACAACTAAAACAGAATACTCCAAGAGATATGATCAATAGTATTTTTTTCATCAAAAAAATGATTCTTATATTTATAATTATTTGATTGAATTCTTTTCTAGAATCCTAATTTTGATAGTCCATCTTTTATTTCCTGGTCCTTCATAAAAAGTGACCATAGAAGCTGTGTTCTATGATTTTCTATCATGGCTACAATAGGCCCCTGATCAATCGCTAAATATCCATCAGAATACCAATCCTGTTGTTCTGAGAATGCATCGTAGAAACCATATTCGCCCCATAACTTGTCGTTTAGTTTATAATAGAAATATTCTAATGCTTTTTTTGACTGTTCTGGAGTATAAGGAAAAGAAGAAAGCGCTGCCGTTGGAGTGATAACACTATTATCTTCTGTGGGGCTGTGTACTCCATACCCCCCAGGCTGATCACTTGCTGTAAGTCCCCAACTATTTTCTCCATACCCTTTAAAGCCTTTTGGGTTTTCGATACAGTACTCATAATTGATAAGTGCATGTGCTTTATTTTGATCAAAATAATTTGCATATTGATCACCTAATCCTCTTGGATCTAAACCAATAAAGGAATATTGTGAGAAAAATAAAGGGCCTCCAAAATCCGGGCCTAGAGGTAATACTGTGCCAAAAAATGATTTTCCATTTTTCATCCCTCCATTAGATGCCCATCCATTATCATATGTTTCTTTATCTATAGAATGAGTAGGGGATGATGCTCCTAAAACATAAACGATAAGTGCTTCATTCCATCCACCTATTTTTAAGTTGATATTAAAATTATGGTTTGGTGACCAGTGCCATGTAAGTGATTTTTCTCCCTGAGTGTACCAATCCCATTCTACAGCTTCCCATAATGCCGTTATTCTATCTCGAATATCTTTTTCTTCTGTAGTATTGGCAGAAAAATATTGTCTGTTTATTAATAACCCTTGTATTAAAAATGCGGTCTCGACAAGATCTCCACCATCATCTTGTGCGCTAAAAGGTCTTGTTTTGGCCGTATCACCATAGTACCAATGCGAAAAAACACCGTGATAGGAATCTGCTCCTTCCAGGAACGTCAGTATTTTTTGTAACCGCTCTATAGCTTCTGTTTTGGTAATCCATCCTCTTTCAACTGCTGCAGGAAAACATGCTATTCCAAAACCAGAACCTCCTGTGGTTACTACTCTTTTGGATTGTCCTTCGAATGCATCTTCCTGAGAACGTTCTCTTGCCAAACCACTATTAGGTTCTGCAAAATCCCAGAAATAATTAAAAGTACGTTGCTGCACCAGATCCAATAATTCTTCAAAAGGAATCTCTGGTATTGGATTTTCTTCTTCAAATATTTCGGCTACATCTGGCGGTGGTGGTGTAATATCATCTGTATTACAACTACTAAAAAATAATATCGAAGAACAGATAAATGAGAGTAAAAACATTTTTTCTTTAATTGTTATTAATAATTTCATAGGGTTATATTTTTATTTCTGAAGTCAGAAAATTTTTTCTAATTGAGTTTTGGGTGATATTAATATCCTGGATTTTGGATAAGAAGCCCTCCACTTTTTTGTATTTGATCATTAGGAATAGGAAACACCTCGTGTTTTCCATCTACAAAGGACTTACCATGTGCTCTAAGCACAGTACCTGCTCTTCCTTGTCGTACCAGATCAAAATACCGATCATGCTCAAAAGCAAGTTCATGCCTTCTTTCATTCCAAACAGCCATTTGATCAACACTAACGGCATTGCTTAAACCTGCTCTATTTCTAACCTGGTTTAACGGAGCTGCAGCATCTCCTCCTACTTGCAAAGCTGCTTCGGCATTGATTAATAGTATTTCTGCAAAACGTAGTATTCGTATATTTTTCCCGGTTTCCCAAGCATCAGATAATGCACTTGAGTATGCTTTCTGGTTATACATTGGATTTACTACCGTATTTGCCACTAGCCTGCCATCAAATAAAGTTTCACCTCTAAATATTATAGTACCATCTCTTCTCGTATCTCCTGGTTCGTATGAATCGGCAAGATTTTGGGTAGGAGTATTAAATCCCCAGCCCCAGCCGCCATCGCCTCTAGCTCCCTGGCTTACGCTATATCCTTGTACTCCTGCAGTAGGTGTTTCGCCACGAGCTTGTATTTCAAAAATGGATTCGGTATTATTTTCTCCAATCTCTTTCCAGATATCTTCATAGTTGGCAGTAAGGCCGTATTCTCCAGATCCTATAATTTCATTAGTTAGCTCATACGCTTTTGTCCACTTATTTTGGTACATACTTACTTTGGCCAACAATGCTTTTGCTGCTCCATTAGTTGCCCTACCTAACTCAGAACTATCATATTCACTCTTTTGGGGTAATGCCAGTATAGCCTCTTGTAAATCTGTTTCGATAAAAACATAGGTCTCTTCTTTTGTAGCTCTTTTTAAAAGTTCATTCGGATTTGAATTAAGATCAGGCACATCTCCTATTAAAGGTACACCTCCAAACATTTTAACTAACCTAAAATATAGTAATGCTCTTAAGAATTTTGTTTCACCAATAAGTCTGCTTTTTAATGTATCGTCTAATTCATTAAAGGATTCTAATCTACTTAATGCCTGATTAGCCCTTTGTATACCATCATAATGGGCTTCCCATATTTCATTGAATGATATCGAGGTTGCATCAAAAGTAAGTGCGTCTAATAGATGTTTATCTGTTCCTGTATCTCCCGGATCACTACCTTTATCTGCATCATCTGAAGTAATACTAGAAATTCCATTCCATGAAAATGAACTCATTGGCCATTGTAAAAAACTATTATAAACAGCGTTTACAAGTTCTGAAGCATTCTCAACAGTTATAGCTTCTTCGGTTTCCTGATTTGACTCTACTTCGAGAAAATCTTCACTGCATCCCAATAGTAGGATAAGCATAAAAAACAAAGAAAGGTGATATCGCATTGCGCTTTTTATTAAATTTTTCATATTAATTTTTTTAAAAAGAAGTGTTTATACCAAAATAAAATGACCTGAGTGTGGGATATGCATTTAACTCGATCCCGGCTGTACCCAGAGGATCTCCCGGAAGTTCTGGCGTGTACCCCGAAAATTTCTTGAAAATAAAAGGGTTTTTTGCAGATGCATATATTCTAACTTTAGAGAAAATACTTATAACATCTTTTGGCAAAGAATACCCTAATGTGATATTGTTAATTCTGAAAAAATCTCCTGATTCTAAATAGTAGTTAGAAGACAGTGGCACATCATTAGAAGCAATTGGAGTTGTATTACTCGGTCTACCAGATGTCCATCTATTATTAAATACAGATTGTTCTATATTTTCATTTCCGAATCGCTGTGCTTTTTTTCCGTTATAGACTTTGTTACCTAAGTTACCAAAAGTATCTATCGAAAGGTCAAAATTTTTGTATTCGACACCGAGGTTAAGTCCAAAGAAGTATTTTGGAATATAAGAACCGAAGAATTTTCGATCTCCTTCATCAGTAATACCATTATTATTTACATCTTCGTATACTAATTCTCCTCTGTCATCAATACCAATTGCATTATATAAGAAAAAACTCCCTAAAGGTTGTCCTACAGCTACTTTTTTGGTATACTGCCCATTATCAATATTTCCTCCTTGTTGCTCATTAAAAAACGGGCTGGTTACTTTGGTAAGTTCATTTTCATTAAAGGAGAAACTTCCTCCCAAATTATACTTTACTGTTCCTATAGTATCTGCCCAGTTTAATGTTATTTCTGCTCCTTTATTTACAATTTCTCCTACGTGAGAATTAAAAGGGTCAAAACCAAAAACATCTGGAAGCTGTACTTCTAAAGTAGCATTGGTATTGGTTCTTTGATAGTAATCTAATTCTCCACTTAATTTATGATTTAAAAGAGCAAATTCTAATCCTACGTCAAATTCATTTGTTCTCTCCCAGGTCAGATCTTCATTGATAGTACCTGTAACTGTGATCCCTTGCTGTAGTTCCTGATTAGGTCCAAAGGGAAAAAACCCACCACTACCTGTTGTTGCTGTTATTACATTAAAAGGTACATTTTGATTACCCAACTCCCCATAACTTGCTCTAAGTTTTAGTTTATCAAACCATCCATCTTGCATAAAATCTTCTTTGGTCAATACCCAACCTACACTTACTGCATAAAAATTACCGAATCTTTTTCCGGGTTGAAACTTGCTTGAACCATCTCTCCTAAAAGAGGCATTAAATAAGTATTTACTATTATAATCATAATTTACCCTGGCAATATAGGAGTACAGTCTATCTGATACACTAAATGATCCAGACGAAAGTTGAGTATCATCTTCATCCCCTGTGTTTAGGTTAAATCTAAGATTTGAGTCCAGAGGAACATTATTTCGTACTCCTCTTAAAAATTCTCCTCCACTTTCTTCAGAGGTAATACCTAAAGTCGCTTTAATTGTATGAGATTCACCAAATGTTTTATTGAAGGTGAAATAATTATCTAAAAACCACCTATAATTATTGGTATGTGTAACTGTTAATCTAGTTTTTGCAGGGTTTTCTATCCCTCCTTCAAAGTTTTCTTCAAGATTCGCTGGATTGTTTGCTAAAAAAGAGCCTAATCTATCTTCAAAATTATAAAATCTTCCATATTCTGTTTCTACAGAAAAACGAGATGTAAATGTTAATGGTTCTATTATTTTATAGTCTAGTTTAAATGCTCCCTGTAGCTTAAAGAATTTTTGCTTTTCGTCTTGAAAAAATAAATCTTTTACCGGATTAGATACATTATTAAAAGCTGCAGATGAACCAAACCGTCCTTCTTCATCTCTTATTGGCACAATAGGGGATTGTTTATAAGCATTTGTAAATGCATTAAATCCTTTTGGAGTTATATTAGCCAATTGTGCATTTACATTATGAGAAAAATTAATTTTTTTGCCAATCTTATAGTCGACATTACTACGTAATGTAAGTCTATCAAAATCATTACCTATTAATATCCCTTCTTCTTTATTAAAGCCTGCACTAAAAAAAGAGCGGATTTTTTCTGAACCTCCTGATACTGATAAATTATAGTTAGATATACGACCTGTTCTTGTTATTGCGTCCAACCAATTTGTATTATATTTTTGATTAGAAAAGAAAAAACCACTGGTATCATTATCATTATTAGGATCATCATCATTTCTTAAATCTCTTAGAGCTGCCTCGTTATTATAAGTCACAAAAGATGTTGCATCTGCCAGTTTAACTCTACTTAATATATCACGATACCCTGTATAGGTATCAAAAGAAATTTCCATCTTTCCTGTTTTTCCTTTTTTGGTAGTAATTATGATCACTCCATTAGCGCCTCTGTTTCCATAAATAGCTAGGGATGCAGCATCTTTTAAGATATTCATCGTAAGAATATCTAATGTATTGATGTTATTAATATTATTGGTCAATACACCATCAACTACATATAGTGGTTCTCTACCGCCTTGAATAGTTCCTAATCCTCTGATAATTACTGTTGAAGCCTGCCCAGGTGCATCTGAAGCAATTACTTGTACACCTGCAGCTTTTCCTTGCAATGCTTGAGAAGCATTAATAATTGGTTCTCTGGATAGTTCGTCTCCTTTAACTGTAGCTACCGCACTGGTAAGAATAGATTTTCTTTGGGTTCCATACCCTACAACAACTACTTGCTCGAGTTCTGAGGTATTAGACTCCATATATATAGTATAATCGGTATTTTCTGTTATTAAAATTTCTTTAGTTTTGAAACCTAAATAACTTACCATAAGAGTATCTCCTATTTGAGTATTTATTGTGAATCTTCCATCAAAATCTGTTAATGCCCCTTTGGATGTTCCTTTTACTAAAACATTACATCCTGGTAGTGGCATATTGTTATCAGAATATATTGTTCCGGTAATAGTTTGCTGTGCTATTACACTATTATAGATCAACAGTAAGCAAATGAGAATTTGATTTTTCATCTAAAAATTAATTATTTGTTAACACTAGGTTAAAATTACTTATTGCTGTTGTAAAAACTTTTGTAGTATCAATATATTCTTACAGAAACAAATTTAAATATTTATAAATCAGATATTTATAAAATAAAATACATCAGTATTTTAACATATTGATGTATTTAAGATGTAATTATTTTGAAGAAATAAATGGATGATTTAGAGTTTCATTAAGAAACTTGATAGGCTATCTTTAGCATTAAGCTCTAATTTTTTTCTTAATCGATAACGTTGTAGCTCTACACCCCTTACACTTATTCCTAATAATGGAGCTATATCTTTAGTAATTAATCCAATTTTAATATAAGCACAAAGTTTAAGGTCTTTGGTCGTTAGTTTTGGAAATTTTGATATTAATGATTTGAAAAAATCCTCATGCAATTCATTAAAATTAGATTCAAAGATTTTCCAATTGTCATTACTATTTATATGTTTTTTAGACGAGTCAAGTAGTCGTTTAGTTCTATATTCATTTGTAGAAAACTTTTTTAACCTATTAAGTTCATTCCTTAACTCTATTATCATCTCATTTTTGTTCGTGACTGATAAAGTAGAATTCGTAAGCTCTCGTTTTTTGTTTCTTATTTCCTTTTCGAGGTTTTTCTTTTCAATTACATTTATTTTCTTTTGCATCTCTCGCATGTACTCTTCCTGAAGCGCCAATTGTTGTTTTCTTATCTTTATTTTATTGATTTTATAGACCATAAATAGTAATCCCATTGCCAGAAGCGAGTACAACAATTTCATAATATTAGAGAAATACCAGGGAGGTAACACCTTTAAAGCTATCTGTTTTATTAAATTTTCTCCCTTTTGATTATCATTTTCTAATGATAATGTATAATCTCCATAGGGAAGATTTTGAAGAATCAACTTCCCTTCTTTAACAAATTCCTTTTGATCCACTTCTCCTGATAGTGTATAACTAAAATCATTTCCATAAGATTTTGGCATATATATTTCAAATGCTAAATATTTAGCATCTTCAAATGGTATATGAATAAGTGTATCATATATTGAGAATTGTTTTGTTCTAGAATATATTTTATCTATTACCGGAGTTTGCGAACTCTTTTTATCATTTCGTAAAGCATTTATATTATACATTGCAAAACCATCATTAAGGTTGATCATCCTTAAGGAATCATTTTTGAATATAATCTTTTCATATTTTGCAACAAGACGTTGTTTAATGCCGGCAACATTAATTTTATAGATTTCCTTATAGTTACCATCTGTAAGAGTTAATGTATTTTCACTTTTTCTATCTATAAACCAAGCTTCATTTTTTTCTTTGTGAATAAGTACCTTGTCATCAAAGTCTTTAAACTTCTTAAAGCTACCAATACTGTCTTTTTGTTGAAAATACTGGAACCATTTTCCTGAATTATAAAATACTATATCAGAATCAATTTTAAAAATATTAGTTTGATATTGTTTAAAATTCTTATTCTCTCCATAAGAAGTAACTTTTATTGCTTTAGTATAATTTTCATTCAGTTCTATTCTAAAAACTCCTTTATACGAATGTGTAACCCAAATCACTCTATCAGACTCAAAAACAATATCATTCACCAAAAAAGATAGGTTTTCAATTACATGAGAATGCCAATCATTCCCATCCTTTCTTAAGAAATTAATTCCGTAATAAGTTCCTTGTAAATACTCTTTTTGTTGCCCTGGTACTTTTATAGTACAATAGACACCTCCTGATGTTAGTTTTTGAGATAATCTATTGTCCTCGATCAAAAAACTACCATCATTGTGTCCTGCAATAATTTGGTTTTCTATAATGCTTAAATCCCAAACCTGTCCTTCTGATCCTTCGATAAACTGTAGTTTTTTATCATTAGAATAGGTATAAATTCCGGTATTACTCGCCAGGTAGTATTTTTCATTTAAAAAGGCAACATCATATACTGTTCCTACGGTTCCTGTAAAATCTTTATAATATGAAAAGGGAGTTTTAAAATCAATTTTCCCTAGTCCATTATCCAAAGCTGCCCAAAGATTTCCTTCATGAACTTTTAACCCCAAAACTGTATTGTTTTGCAAACCCGATTCTTTATTGAGGTATTGAAGAGTTTTTGTGTTTAGATTATAAATTATAACCCCATTCTTAATTGTTCCTAATGCCAGGTGCTCTTCATCTAAAAAAACAGCCTTGTTAAGTACGTTAGTATTTAAAAATAAATTGACTTCTTCTGGTAGTGGTGACAACTTATTAGAATCATAAATAAACCCTCCTTCATTCAAATCAAAAAAGAAAAGTTTATTTGAAATTACCGAAACATTGTTTACCGAGCTAATTGTATACTCACTCTCTGAAAACTCAAAAGATATTAGCTTATTTTCTTTTAATTCCTGAACTCCTTTATTTCTGTTAGCAACTATTAATTTATTGTTATAAACAGTAATGTCATATACTCCCTGACTATCTTCAATATATTGGATTTGATTACCATCATATATATAAATCCCTCCTGCAAAGGATTCAAAAACAATATGATCTTTATACGCTATTATTTTCCAAAATTGTTCATTCCTAAATTGGTGATTCGCATCAAAAGAAGAAACTAACGAGGTATATTTATAATTCCCATAAATATCTTTTTCCCAAAACCC is a window encoding:
- a CDS encoding glycoside hydrolase family 3 N-terminal domain-containing protein; translated protein: MKKILLIISLGVFCFSCKNKIKSPGLSGQDTQIEHKIDSLMALMTLEEKIGQTVLYSSGADVTGPVLDKNYVEYLKKGQVGAIFNATGSAYTRKLQKIAVEETRLGIPLLFGYDVIHGYKTIFPIPMGEASSWDLELMEKSARIAAIEASVEGLHWTFAPMVDIARDPRWGRISEGAGEDTYLGSLIAKARVKGFQGNDLSNKNTILACAKHYAAYGAAQAGRDYHTVDMSMNTLRNVYLPPFKAALDAGAATFMTSFNELNGIPATGNTFLLDQVLRKEWGFNGFVVTDYTSINEMVPHGYAEDLKHAGELAMNAGVDMDMQGGVYKNYMKQSIQEGKIEESRLNKAVKDILRLKYKLGLFEDPYKYCNEEQEAKVILNDNHLEAARDAARKSIVLLKNKDEVLPLHKEKKIALIGPLANDEFHIIGNWAAHGNREGVAVSVKEALEAKESLFTYAKGCEVVEGDTSNFAEAVKTAQNADVVVMVMGELENMSGEAASRTSIKLPGHQQELIAEIKKTGKPIVLVLLNGRPLDLSWENETVDAIVEAWFPGTSGGHAITDVLFGDYNPSGKLTVTFPRNIGQIPVFYNMKNTGRPVDLEGANPRFVSRYLDVDNSPLFPFGYGLSYTTFKYSDVTLDSNVLTPNSKIKITASITNTGNYDGEEIAQLYIKDRFGSITRPVKELKGFKKVFLKKGETKTIEFILTANDLKFYDSTINFVNEKGDYDLFVGGSSDQKFTHQFSFSDH
- a CDS encoding glucoamylase family protein — protein: MKLLITIKEKMFLLSFICSSILFFSSCNTDDITPPPPDVAEIFEEENPIPEIPFEELLDLVQQRTFNYFWDFAEPNSGLARERSQEDAFEGQSKRVVTTGGSGFGIACFPAAVERGWITKTEAIERLQKILTFLEGADSYHGVFSHWYYGDTAKTRPFSAQDDGGDLVETAFLIQGLLINRQYFSANTTEEKDIRDRITALWEAVEWDWYTQGEKSLTWHWSPNHNFNINLKIGGWNEALIVYVLGASSPTHSIDKETYDNGWASNGGMKNGKSFFGTVLPLGPDFGGPLFFSQYSFIGLDPRGLGDQYANYFDQNKAHALINYEYCIENPKGFKGYGENSWGLTASDQPGGYGVHSPTEDNSVITPTAALSSFPYTPEQSKKALEYFYYKLNDKLWGEYGFYDAFSEQQDWYSDGYLAIDQGPIVAMIENHRTQLLWSLFMKDQEIKDGLSKLGF
- a CDS encoding RagB/SusD family nutrient uptake outer membrane protein; amino-acid sequence: MKNLIKSAMRYHLSLFFMLILLLGCSEDFLEVESNQETEEAITVENASELVNAVYNSFLQWPMSSFSWNGISSITSDDADKGSDPGDTGTDKHLLDALTFDATSISFNEIWEAHYDGIQRANQALSRLESFNELDDTLKSRLIGETKFLRALLYFRLVKMFGGVPLIGDVPDLNSNPNELLKRATKEETYVFIETDLQEAILALPQKSEYDSSELGRATNGAAKALLAKVSMYQNKWTKAYELTNEIIGSGEYGLTANYEDIWKEIGENNTESIFEIQARGETPTAGVQGYSVSQGARGDGGWGWGFNTPTQNLADSYEPGDTRRDGTIIFRGETLFDGRLVANTVVNPMYNQKAYSSALSDAWETGKNIRILRFAEILLINAEAALQVGGDAAAPLNQVRNRAGLSNAVSVDQMAVWNERRHELAFEHDRYFDLVRQGRAGTVLRAHGKSFVDGKHEVFPIPNDQIQKSGGLLIQNPGY
- a CDS encoding SusC/RagA family TonB-linked outer membrane protein, producing MKNQILICLLLIYNSVIAQQTITGTIYSDNNMPLPGCNVLVKGTSKGALTDFDGRFTINTQIGDTLMVSYLGFKTKEILITENTDYTIYMESNTSELEQVVVVGYGTQRKSILTSAVATVKGDELSREPIINASQALQGKAAGVQVIASDAPGQASTVIIRGLGTIQGGREPLYVVDGVLTNNINNINTLDILTMNILKDAASLAIYGNRGANGVIIITTKKGKTGKMEISFDTYTGYRDILSRVKLADATSFVTYNNEAALRDLRNDDDPNNDNDTSGFFFSNQKYNTNWLDAITRTGRISNYNLSVSGGSEKIRSFFSAGFNKEEGILIGNDFDRLTLRSNVDYKIGKKINFSHNVNAQLANITPKGFNAFTNAYKQSPIVPIRDEEGRFGSSAAFNNVSNPVKDLFFQDEKQKFFKLQGAFKLDYKIIEPLTFTSRFSVETEYGRFYNFEDRLGSFLANNPANLEENFEGGIENPAKTRLTVTHTNNYRWFLDNYFTFNKTFGESHTIKATLGITSEESGGEFLRGVRNNVPLDSNLRFNLNTGDEDDTQLSSGSFSVSDRLYSYIARVNYDYNSKYLFNASFRRDGSSKFQPGKRFGNFYAVSVGWVLTKEDFMQDGWFDKLKLRASYGELGNQNVPFNVITATTGSGGFFPFGPNQELQQGITVTGTINEDLTWERTNEFDVGLEFALLNHKLSGELDYYQRTNTNATLEVQLPDVFGFDPFNSHVGEIVNKGAEITLNWADTIGTVKYNLGGSFSFNENELTKVTSPFFNEQQGGNIDNGQYTKKVAVGQPLGSFFLYNAIGIDDRGELVYEDVNNNGITDEGDRKFFGSYIPKYFFGLNLGVEYKNFDLSIDTFGNLGNKVYNGKKAQRFGNENIEQSVFNNRWTSGRPSNTTPIASNDVPLSSNYYLESGDFFRINNITLGYSLPKDVISIFSKVRIYASAKNPFIFKKFSGYTPELPGDPLGTAGIELNAYPTLRSFYFGINTSF